One stretch of Streptomyces sp. MMBL 11-1 DNA includes these proteins:
- a CDS encoding helix-turn-helix domain-containing protein, which yields MTTGELDSFATWIEELIRRRGFDIDSPRGGGKSRLADEAGVHRAAITRLLQRQSMPDLETTRRLAQVLQVPVRDMLIRSGRLTEEDLPLPSAPAGSPPAGGRPLTLEEAAVALGVPADQREMFVRVAGQFLPDPVAAATVAAGRRAPLASD from the coding sequence ATGACCACGGGCGAACTCGACAGCTTCGCGACCTGGATCGAGGAACTGATCCGTCGGCGCGGCTTCGACATCGACAGTCCACGCGGCGGCGGCAAGTCCCGCCTCGCCGACGAGGCCGGGGTCCACCGGGCCGCCATCACCCGCCTTCTCCAGCGGCAGAGCATGCCCGACCTGGAGACCACCCGGCGGCTCGCCCAGGTGCTCCAGGTCCCGGTGCGCGACATGCTCATCCGCTCCGGGCGCCTGACCGAGGAGGACCTGCCGCTGCCGTCCGCCCCGGCGGGGTCGCCCCCGGCCGGAGGCCGTCCCCTCACCCTGGAAGAGGCCGCTGTGGCCCTGGGCGTACCGGCGGACCAGCGCGAGATGTTCGTCCGGGTCGCGGGTCAGTTCCTCCCCGATCCGGTGGCGGCCGCCACCGTCGCCGCCGGGCGCCGGGCGCCGCTCGCGTCCGACTGA
- the rpsL gene encoding 30S ribosomal protein S12, whose product MPTIQQLVRKGRQDKVEKNKTPALEGSPQRRGVCTRVFTTTPKKPNSALRKVARVRLTSGIEVTAYIPGEGHNLQEHSIVLVRGGRVKDLPGVRYKIIRGSLDTQGVKNRKQARSRYGAKKEK is encoded by the coding sequence GTGCCTACGATCCAGCAGCTGGTCCGGAAGGGCCGGCAGGACAAGGTCGAGAAGAACAAGACGCCCGCGCTCGAGGGTTCGCCCCAGCGGCGTGGCGTCTGCACGCGTGTGTTCACGACCACCCCGAAGAAGCCGAACTCGGCGCTCCGTAAGGTCGCGCGTGTGCGTCTGACCTCGGGCATCGAGGTCACGGCCTACATCCCGGGTGAGGGACACAACCTGCAGGAGCACTCCATCGTGCTCGTGCGTGGTGGCCGTGTGAAGGACCTGCCGGGTGTTCGTTACAAGATCATCCGCGGCTCCCTTGACACCCAGGGTGTCAAGAACCGCAAGCAGGCCCGCAGCCGCTACGGCGCCAAGAAGGAGAAGTAA
- the rpsG gene encoding 30S ribosomal protein S7, with translation MPRKGPAPKRPVIIDPVYSSPLVTSLINKILLDGKRSTAERIVYGAMEGLREKTGNDPVITLKRALENVKPSLEVKSRRVGGATYQVPIEVKPGRASTLALRWLVGYSRARREKTMTERLMNELLDASNGLGASVKKREDTHKMAESNKAFAHYRW, from the coding sequence ATGCCTCGTAAGGGCCCCGCCCCGAAGCGCCCGGTCATCATCGACCCGGTCTACAGCTCTCCTCTTGTCACCTCGCTGATCAACAAGATCCTCCTCGACGGCAAGCGTTCCACCGCCGAGCGGATCGTGTACGGCGCCATGGAAGGCCTCCGCGAGAAGACCGGCAACGACCCGGTCATCACGCTGAAGCGCGCGCTTGAGAACGTCAAGCCCTCGCTCGAGGTCAAGTCCCGCCGTGTCGGTGGCGCCACCTACCAGGTGCCGATCGAGGTCAAGCCCGGCCGCGCCTCCACCCTCGCCCTGCGCTGGCTCGTCGGTTACTCCCGCGCCCGCCGCGAGAAGACCATGACCGAGCGCCTCATGAACGAACTGCTCGACGCCTCCAACGGCCTCGGCGCTTCGGTCAAGAAGCGTGAGGACACCCACAAGATGGCCGAGTCCAACAAGGCCTTCGCGCACTACCGCTGGTAG
- the fusA gene encoding elongation factor G, which yields MATTSLDLAKVRNIGIMAHIDAGKTTTTERILFYTGVSYKIGEVHDGAATMDWMEQEQERGITITSAATTCHWPLNDVDHTINIIDTPGHVDFTVEVERSLRVLDGAVTVFDGVAGVEPQSETVWRQADRYGVPRICFVNKLDRTGADFFRCVDMIVERLGATPIVMQLPIGAEADFTGVVDLVSMKAFVYPEEAAKGEMYNTVEIPDDLKESAAEWRGKLLEAVAENDDAMMELYLEGTEPTQEQLHEAIRRITLASKGSADSVTVTPVFCGTAFKNKGVQPLLDAVVRYLPSPLDVEAIEGHDVKDPEKVIARKPSDDEPFSGLAFKIASDPHLGKLTFVRIYSGRLEAGTAVLNSVKGKKERIGKIYRMHANKREEIASVGAGDIIAVMGLKQTTTGETLCDDKNPVILESMDFPAPVIQVAIEPKSKGDQEKLGVAIQRLSEEDPSFQVHSDEETGQTIIGGMGELHLEVLVDRMKREFRVEANVGKPQVAYRETIRKAVERIDFTHKKQTGGTGQFAKVQIALEPIEGGDASYEFVNKVTGGRIPREYIPSVDAGAQEAMQFGILAGYEMVGVRVTLLDGGYHEVDSSELAFKIAGSQAFKEGARKASPVLLEPMMAVEVTTPEDYMGDVIGDLNSRRGQIQAMEERSGARVVKGLVPLSEMFGYVGDLRSKTSGRASYSMQFDSYAEVPRNVAEEIIAKAKGE from the coding sequence ATGGCCACCACTTCGCTTGACCTGGCCAAGGTCCGCAACATTGGGATCATGGCCCACATCGACGCGGGGAAGACGACCACCACTGAGCGGATCCTCTTCTACACCGGTGTGAGCTACAAGATCGGTGAAGTCCACGACGGCGCTGCCACGATGGACTGGATGGAGCAGGAGCAGGAGCGCGGCATCACGATCACGTCCGCCGCGACGACCTGCCACTGGCCGCTCAACGATGTTGACCACACCATCAACATCATCGACACCCCGGGTCACGTCGACTTCACCGTCGAGGTGGAGCGTTCGCTCCGCGTCCTCGACGGCGCCGTCACCGTGTTCGACGGTGTGGCCGGCGTCGAGCCGCAGTCCGAGACCGTCTGGCGTCAGGCGGACCGCTACGGCGTGCCGCGTATCTGCTTCGTCAACAAGCTCGACCGCACCGGTGCGGACTTCTTCCGTTGCGTCGACATGATCGTGGAGCGCCTCGGCGCGACCCCGATCGTCATGCAGCTCCCCATCGGCGCCGAGGCGGACTTCACCGGCGTCGTCGACCTCGTGTCGATGAAGGCCTTCGTGTACCCCGAAGAGGCCGCCAAGGGCGAGATGTACAACACCGTCGAGATCCCGGACGACCTCAAGGAGTCCGCCGCCGAGTGGCGCGGGAAGCTCCTGGAGGCCGTGGCCGAGAACGACGACGCCATGATGGAGCTGTACCTGGAGGGCACCGAGCCCACCCAGGAGCAGCTGCACGAGGCGATCCGCCGCATCACCCTGGCGTCGAAGGGCAGTGCCGACTCCGTCACCGTCACCCCGGTGTTCTGTGGCACCGCGTTCAAGAACAAGGGCGTCCAGCCCCTGCTCGACGCGGTCGTGCGCTACCTGCCTTCCCCCCTGGACGTCGAGGCCATCGAGGGCCACGACGTGAAGGACCCGGAGAAGGTCATCGCGCGCAAGCCCTCGGACGACGAGCCGTTCTCCGGCCTGGCGTTCAAGATCGCGAGCGACCCGCACCTCGGCAAGCTCACCTTCGTCCGGATCTACTCCGGTCGCCTGGAGGCCGGCACCGCGGTGCTGAACTCCGTCAAGGGCAAGAAGGAGCGCATCGGCAAGATCTACCGCATGCACGCGAACAAGCGTGAGGAGATCGCATCGGTGGGCGCCGGCGACATCATCGCCGTCATGGGTCTCAAGCAGACCACCACCGGTGAGACGCTCTGCGACGACAAGAACCCGGTCATCCTGGAGTCCATGGACTTCCCGGCGCCGGTCATTCAGGTCGCCATCGAGCCGAAGTCCAAGGGCGACCAGGAGAAGCTGGGTGTCGCCATCCAGCGCCTCTCGGAGGAGGACCCCTCCTTCCAGGTGCACTCCGACGAGGAGACCGGCCAGACCATCATCGGTGGTATGGGCGAGCTTCACCTCGAGGTGCTCGTCGACCGCATGAAGCGCGAGTTCCGCGTCGAGGCGAACGTCGGCAAGCCCCAGGTCGCGTACCGCGAGACGATCCGCAAGGCCGTCGAGCGCATCGACTTCACGCACAAGAAGCAGACTGGTGGTACCGGCCAGTTCGCGAAGGTGCAGATCGCCCTTGAGCCCATCGAGGGTGGCGACGCCTCCTACGAGTTCGTCAACAAGGTCACCGGTGGCCGCATCCCCCGTGAGTACATTCCCTCGGTGGACGCGGGTGCTCAGGAAGCCATGCAGTTCGGCATCCTGGCCGGTTACGAGATGGTCGGCGTCCGCGTCACCCTTCTCGACGGTGGTTACCACGAGGTCGACTCCTCGGAGCTCGCCTTCAAGATCGCCGGTTCGCAGGCGTTCAAGGAGGGTGCCCGCAAGGCCTCTCCCGTGCTCCTCGAGCCGATGATGGCCGTCGAGGTCACCACGCCCGAGGACTACATGGGCGATGTCATCGGCGACCTCAACTCCCGCCGTGGCCAGATCCAGGCCATGGAGGAGCGCAGCGGCGCTCGCGTCGTGAAGGGCCTCGTGCCCCTCTCGGAGATGTTCGGCTACGTCGGAGACCTCCGCAGCAAGACCTCGGGTCGCGCAAGCTACTCGATGCAGTTCGACTCCTACGCCGAGGTTCCGCGGAACGTCGCCGAGGAGATCATCGCGAAGGCCAAGGGCGAGTAA
- the tuf gene encoding elongation factor Tu, with protein MAKAKFERTKPHVNIGTIGHIDHGKTTLTAAITKVLHDAYPELNEASAFDQIDKAPEERQRGITISIAHVEYQTESRHYAHVDCPGHADYIKNMITGAAQMDGAILVVAATDGPMPQTKEHVLLARQVGVPYIVVALNKADMVDDEEILELVELEVRELLSEYEFPGDDLPVVKVSALKALEGDKEWGQTVLDLMKAVDESIPQPERDVEKPFLMPIEDVFTITGRGTVVTGRIERGVLKVNETVDIVGIKTEKTTTTVTGIEMFRKLLDEGQAGENVGLLLRGIKREDVERGQVIIKPGSVTPHTEFQAQSYILSKDEGGRHTPFFNNYRPQFYFRTTDVTGVVTLPEGTEMVMPGDNTLMDVALIQPVAMEEGLKFAIREGGRTVGAGQVTKIIK; from the coding sequence GTGGCGAAGGCAAAGTTCGAGCGGACTAAGCCGCACGTCAACATCGGCACCATCGGTCACATCGACCACGGTAAGACGACCCTCACGGCCGCCATTACCAAGGTGCTGCACGACGCGTACCCGGAGCTGAACGAGGCCTCGGCCTTCGACCAGATCGACAAGGCTCCCGAAGAGCGCCAGCGCGGTATCACCATCTCCATCGCGCACGTCGAGTACCAGACGGAGTCGCGTCACTACGCGCACGTCGACTGCCCCGGTCACGCGGACTACATCAAGAACATGATCACGGGTGCCGCGCAGATGGACGGCGCCATCCTCGTGGTCGCCGCCACCGACGGCCCGATGCCGCAGACCAAGGAGCACGTCCTCCTGGCCCGCCAGGTCGGCGTCCCCTACATCGTCGTCGCCCTGAACAAGGCCGACATGGTGGACGACGAGGAGATCCTGGAGCTCGTCGAGCTCGAGGTCCGTGAGCTCCTCTCCGAGTACGAGTTCCCGGGCGACGACCTTCCGGTCGTCAAGGTCTCGGCGCTCAAGGCGCTCGAGGGCGACAAGGAGTGGGGCCAGACCGTCCTCGACCTGATGAAGGCCGTCGACGAGTCCATCCCGCAGCCCGAGCGTGACGTCGAGAAGCCGTTCCTCATGCCGATCGAGGACGTCTTCACGATCACCGGTCGCGGTACGGTCGTCACCGGCCGCATCGAGCGTGGTGTCCTGAAGGTCAACGAGACCGTCGACATCGTCGGTATCAAGACCGAGAAGACCACCACCACGGTCACCGGCATCGAGATGTTCCGCAAGCTGCTCGACGAGGGCCAGGCCGGTGAGAACGTCGGTCTGCTCCTCCGTGGCATCAAGCGCGAGGACGTCGAGCGCGGCCAGGTCATCATCAAGCCCGGCTCGGTCACGCCGCACACCGAGTTCCAGGCGCAGTCCTACATCCTGTCGAAGGACGAGGGTGGCCGTCACACCCCGTTCTTCAACAACTACCGCCCGCAGTTCTACTTCCGTACCACGGACGTGACGGGCGTTGTGACCCTTCCCGAGGGCACCGAGATGGTCATGCCGGGTGACAACACCCTCATGGACGTCGCGCTGATCCAGCCGGTCGCCATGGAAGAGGGCCTGAAGTTCGCCATCCGTGAGGGTGGCCGGACCGTGGGCGCCGGCCAGGTCACCAAGATCATCAAGTAG
- a CDS encoding sensor histidine kinase, with protein MSRRARVGAGAPQGFGVAVGALAVLVVGSLALVALEVASSPLGRRTVVAGLTVLVLMPAVMLGQYAPPPYRLPYRRRWGLLLVQAALTYLPLLLFHHRWLSLLGFLAGAVLLTLPPNASVPIALAVGLSGPVLSTSGLITTDRSPFSILLSTAITASTVFAVAHLALLTARLGASREHTAHLAEQRERARMRRDLHDLVGSSLTAIVLQGEVALRGGTPDSSSPGRERGALTEIIALARRLHDDVRSISRPDGGNPSLSDELAHAQRVLAASGVEVRTVLPPWAEPDPAVVGCLRFVLREAVGNVLQHSRASSCEIALRAEGGAISLTVRNDGAAGAGTAAVAPGRHGTGLAGLAGRVLALGGAFTTASEDGVFTLTATVPSATSVTYAPHA; from the coding sequence ATGAGCCGGCGCGCACGCGTGGGCGCGGGGGCGCCGCAGGGTTTCGGAGTGGCCGTCGGCGCACTGGCGGTCCTGGTGGTCGGGTCACTCGCGCTCGTCGCCCTGGAGGTGGCGTCCTCGCCGCTCGGCCGACGTACGGTGGTCGCCGGCCTGACGGTGCTGGTGCTGATGCCCGCGGTGATGCTGGGCCAGTACGCCCCGCCGCCGTACCGGCTGCCCTACCGCCGGCGGTGGGGGCTGCTGCTGGTCCAGGCGGCGCTGACCTACCTGCCGCTGCTGCTCTTCCACCACCGGTGGCTGAGCCTGCTGGGCTTTCTCGCCGGGGCCGTCCTGCTGACCCTGCCGCCGAACGCTTCCGTGCCGATCGCCCTGGCGGTGGGCCTCAGCGGCCCGGTGCTCTCCACGAGCGGTCTCATCACCACCGACCGCAGCCCGTTCAGCATCCTGCTCAGTACGGCGATCACCGCCAGCACCGTCTTCGCGGTCGCCCATCTGGCACTCCTCACGGCCCGGCTGGGCGCCAGCAGGGAGCACACCGCGCATCTGGCGGAGCAGCGGGAGCGGGCCCGGATGCGGCGGGACCTGCATGATCTGGTCGGCTCGTCACTGACGGCGATCGTGCTCCAGGGCGAGGTGGCGCTGCGCGGCGGTACGCCGGACTCCTCGTCGCCCGGACGCGAACGCGGTGCGCTGACCGAGATCATCGCCCTGGCCCGGCGGCTCCACGACGACGTGCGGTCGATCAGCCGACCGGACGGCGGTAACCCCTCCCTCTCCGACGAGCTCGCCCACGCCCAGCGGGTCCTGGCCGCCTCCGGAGTGGAGGTGCGGACCGTGCTGCCGCCGTGGGCCGAGCCCGATCCGGCGGTCGTGGGCTGTCTGCGCTTCGTGCTGCGCGAGGCGGTGGGCAATGTGCTCCAGCACAGCCGGGCCTCCTCCTGCGAGATCGCCCTGCGGGCGGAGGGCGGGGCGATCTCGCTCACCGTCCGCAACGACGGGGCCGCCGGGGCCGGGACAGCCGCCGTCGCCCCGGGGCGGCACGGCACAGGGCTGGCGGGGCTGGCCGGCCGGGTCCTCGCGCTGGGCGGCGCGTTCACCACCGCGTCCGAGGACGGGGTGTTCACGCTGACAGCGACCGTGCCGAGCGCCACGTCCGTGACGTACGCGCCCCACGCGTAG